The proteins below are encoded in one region of Edaphobacter bradus:
- a CDS encoding anti-sigma factor: protein MKSTLPDLLLDPSNPSNADARAHLDTCPACREELHSLESTFALLDTWQAPEPSAYFDQKLAVRLREEQEREPAGWLERMHARLLFNTGRQFRPALAGALALVLLVGGGSIASISGLHLGRAEVSATVNDLQIFEKNDQVMQTMDLLEDNSADDSSTATPVS, encoded by the coding sequence TTGAAATCGACTCTCCCGGACCTGCTGCTCGACCCGTCAAATCCGTCGAACGCAGATGCCCGCGCGCATCTGGACACCTGCCCTGCCTGCCGTGAAGAGCTTCACTCTCTGGAGTCGACCTTCGCTCTGCTCGACACGTGGCAGGCTCCGGAGCCTTCGGCTTACTTTGACCAGAAGCTCGCCGTCAGGCTGCGCGAGGAGCAGGAACGTGAGCCGGCTGGCTGGCTGGAGCGCATGCACGCACGTCTGCTGTTCAATACCGGCCGGCAGTTCCGCCCGGCTCTGGCTGGCGCTCTGGCGCTCGTGCTCCTGGTCGGCGGTGGAAGCATTGCCAGCATCTCAGGCCTGCACCTCGGCAGGGCTGAGGTCTCAGCGACTGTGAATGACCTGCAGATCTTTGAGAAGAACGATCAGGTGATGCAGACCATGGATCTACTGGAAGACAACTCGGCGGACGACAGTTCGACCGCAACGCCCGTCAGCTAG
- a CDS encoding DUF3106 domain-containing protein, giving the protein MALALFAASSASAQPPKRGFGGQHASSSFQVHAAQDHAAEKGAAQRQEHLSQWMERHSNLPLAQQQKALENEPGFRDLPSATQQRMRDSLTQLNNMPPEQRRRMLARTEAMEHLTPQQRTQVRGALGQLGSLPVDRRRMVARAFRDLREMPVPQRQAILNSDRFRGQFSDQERGTISNLLAVEPYLPVQRPNDNPEFGK; this is encoded by the coding sequence GTGGCTCTGGCGCTTTTTGCCGCGTCCTCGGCCAGCGCGCAGCCCCCTAAGAGAGGGTTCGGCGGGCAGCATGCGTCCTCATCCTTTCAGGTGCACGCAGCGCAGGATCATGCGGCAGAGAAGGGGGCCGCCCAGAGGCAGGAGCACCTGTCGCAGTGGATGGAACGGCACAGCAATCTTCCTCTTGCGCAGCAGCAAAAGGCGCTCGAGAACGAACCTGGCTTCCGCGATCTTCCTTCTGCGACTCAGCAACGCATGCGCGACAGCCTGACCCAGTTGAATAACATGCCGCCGGAGCAGCGCCGGCGCATGCTGGCCCGCACCGAGGCGATGGAGCATCTGACTCCTCAGCAGCGCACGCAGGTGCGTGGCGCTCTCGGACAGCTCGGAAGCCTTCCGGTGGACCGACGCCGCATGGTCGCTCGTGCCTTCCGCGATCTGCGCGAGATGCCTGTGCCGCAGAGGCAGGCTATTTTGAACTCGGACCGTTTCCGCGGACAGTTCTCCGATCAGGAGCGCGGCACGATTTCGAATTTGCTTGCCGTGGAGCCGTATCTTCCGGTGCAACGGCCAAACGACAATCCCGAGTTCGGCAAGTAA
- a CDS encoding tyrosine-type recombinase/integrase: MALAGILAGLRVGEILGLRWQDVDLANRPIRIQQAAYRGSIGSPKTKRTLPLPESLAADLRRHYDVSTQRDGLVFPTRTGMPFSDSNLLARHLKPAGKQIGAPWLGWHTLRRTHATLLSQAGASPKDAQAQLGHAHMSTTMDIYTQPTPTHQRAAVERMAQLVTNGDELAALQGEPS; encoded by the coding sequence ATGGCGCTGGCCGGCATTCTTGCTGGTCTGCGCGTCGGGGAGATTCTTGGCCTGCGCTGGCAGGACGTGGATCTCGCAAACCGCCCCATTCGGATTCAACAGGCCGCGTATCGCGGTTCGATTGGATCACCGAAGACCAAACGTACCCTTCCCCTACCAGAGTCCCTCGCAGCGGATTTGAGACGTCACTACGATGTCTCTACGCAACGCGATGGTCTGGTCTTCCCTACCCGTACCGGTATGCCTTTCAGCGACTCCAACCTGTTAGCCCGCCACCTCAAACCGGCTGGCAAGCAGATCGGGGCGCCCTGGCTTGGCTGGCATACCCTACGACGGACTCACGCAACCCTGCTCTCGCAGGCCGGAGCCTCTCCCAAAGACGCTCAGGCGCAGCTCGGGCACGCACACATGTCCACGACCATGGACATCTACACCCAACCGACTCCGACCCATCAACGCGCAGCAGTCGAGCGAATGGCTCAATTGGTGACGAATGGTGACGAGTTGGCCGCTCTACAGGGGGAACCCAGTTAG
- a CDS encoding RNA polymerase sigma factor, with protein MPPRSPSPGEPLRDVLPLSPKDMAEDPPEFNAETQPGAEDGVSTSMATLAIRPGLLENLQKAETQPMSGKFSQMDDAAIMLELRSGNMAGFDFLIQKYRKPIIHFMYRMVHNQAVAEELAQEVFLRVYRSRETYRAEARFSTWLYRIATNLGVNYVRDTRHERNASTVYLDETDSETGTTVDVADSTPNVETNLLRSERLNAIRQHVLALPERQRMAVLMHKYEGMDYKQIGEILKLSESATKSLLFRAYQTLRGRLKEFI; from the coding sequence ATGCCCCCCCGTTCCCCTAGCCCCGGAGAGCCGCTGCGTGACGTTCTTCCCCTCTCCCCGAAGGACATGGCGGAAGATCCTCCGGAATTCAATGCAGAAACGCAACCCGGAGCCGAAGATGGGGTTAGCACCAGTATGGCAACGCTCGCGATCAGGCCCGGGCTACTTGAGAACCTCCAGAAGGCTGAAACGCAGCCGATGTCCGGCAAATTCAGCCAGATGGATGACGCCGCCATCATGCTGGAGCTTCGCTCCGGCAATATGGCTGGGTTCGACTTCCTGATTCAGAAGTACCGCAAGCCGATCATCCACTTCATGTACCGCATGGTGCACAATCAGGCGGTCGCCGAAGAACTGGCACAGGAAGTCTTCCTCCGCGTCTACCGTTCGCGCGAGACCTATCGCGCTGAAGCGCGATTCAGCACCTGGCTCTATCGCATTGCCACAAATCTCGGCGTCAACTACGTCCGCGACACGCGGCACGAGCGCAACGCCTCAACGGTCTACCTGGATGAGACAGACTCGGAGACCGGAACCACCGTCGATGTTGCCGATTCGACTCCGAACGTTGAGACAAACCTGCTCCGCAGTGAGCGTCTCAACGCCATTCGTCAACACGTCCTTGCCCTTCCCGAGCGCCAGCGCATGGCAGTGCTGATGCACAAGTACGAAGGGATGGACTACAAACAGATCGGCGAGATTCTGAAGCTAAGTGAATCCGCTACGAAATCACTGCTCTTCCGCGCATACCAGACGCTGCGCGGGAGGTTGAAGGAGTTTATTTAG